The proteins below come from a single Macrobrachium nipponense isolate FS-2020 chromosome 17, ASM1510439v2, whole genome shotgun sequence genomic window:
- the LOC135196424 gene encoding solute carrier family 22 member 15-like isoform X1 gives MKYLTVDDVFNVVGQFGWSQKIYYFGLSLLQIFTAFHMLLNVYTGLDPTFKCYKDGDTKADPLVNQCFNNRVQDCRLSYTSKFRSFPTEWNFICDQKYKVAFAQSIWMGGVMTGALVLGGTADKFGRLKTLMVSLLGTIAFEGFSSYAPTFAIMIGLRFVGGICCALVILASFVLSQELVGTNYRSSCGIMLAVFFAIGIAIFSGMAAIIPDWRTLSFICAVSGILFLPLSCIVPESPRWLAIKGQQAEAKKVLELMAKKNGKLDELPSHWEVTTSSNGEESKVKKSQGIRELVYHPYVLMLTLIQVYSWFVNSAVYYGLTMAASNLGGNVYLSTTLSGLIEIPSCLIAVAIIDRLGRRLTLCGFMLVGGVACLVIQFIPPSFVVYTTTLALCGKLSIASSFAICYVHSAEIFPTEIRNSGMGIVSVAARFGGIVSPFILMLGDVVPNLQFTALGAMTFIAGLLNLKLPETMGQPMPESVADILALRTTSKGGVDDDYKYKKLQMDEEEVDVSVFPRSRSPGGAHKSKSEDQVLLIED, from the exons GGTTAGATCCAACTTTCAAGTGTTACAAAGATGGAGACACTAAAGCTGATCCCTTGGTCAACCAGTGCTTCAACAATAGAGTGCAAGATTGTCGTTTATCGTACACCTCCAAATTTAGGTCTTTTCCAACAGAG tggaacTTTATCTGTGATCAGAAATACAAAGTTGCATTTGCCCAGTCAATATGGATGGGAGGTGTTATGACAGGAGCCTTAGTCCTTGGAGGGACTGCCGACAAATTTGGAAGGCTGAAAACTCTCATGGTGTCACTTCTTGGCACGATAGCCTTTGAAGGTTTCAGCTCCTATGCCCCGACCTTTGCTATCATGATTGGCCTTCG ttttgttgGTGGAATATGCTGTGCCTTAGTTATTTTAGCTAGCTTTGTTTTGTCCCAAGAATTAGTTGGTACAAATTATCGCAGCTCTTGTGGCATTATGCTGGCAGTATTTTTTGCCATTGGAATTGCAATATTTTCTGGAATGGCAGCAATAATCCCAGACTGGAGAACATTGAGTTTCATATGCGCAGTTTCTGGCAtacttttccttcctctctcttg CATCGTTCCTGAAAGCCCTCGTTGGTTGGCAATCAAAGGCCAGCAAGCAGAAGCAAAGAAAGTCCTAGAACTAATggcaaagaaaaatggaaaactggATGAACTTCCCAGCCACTGGGAAGTAACTACAAGTAGCAATGGTGAGGAATCAAAAGTCAAAAAGTCCCAAGGAATTAGGGAATTGGTATATCATCCTTACGTCCTGATGCTAACTCTTATCCAGGTTTATTCATG GTTTGTTAACAGTGCAGTTTACTATGGCTTAACTATGGCTGCCAGCAACTTGGGAGGAAATGTCTACTTGTCAACCACATTAAGTGGACTTATTGAAATCCCCTCTTGCCTGATTGCTGTTGCTATTATTGATCG GTTAGGCCGTCGTCTCACACTCTGTGGGTTCATGTTAGTTGGTGGTGTTGCATGTTTAGTCATACAGTTTATTCCTCCGTCCTTTGTTGTCTATACAACAACCTTGGCACTCTGTGGTAAACTGAGTATTGCCTCAAGTTTTGCCATTTGCTATGTTCATAG TGCTGAAATTTTCCCGACGGAAATACGTAACTCCGGTATGGGAATTGTGTCTGTCGCTGCCAGGTTTGGTGGAATTGTGTCGCCGTTTATATTAATGCTTGGTGACGTAGTCCCTAATCTACAGTTTACAGCCCTTGGGGCCATGACCTTCATTGCTGGGTTACTGAACCTTAAGTTGCCAGAAACAATGGGGCAACCCATGCCTGAATCTGTTGCTGATATCCTTGCACTTCGAACCACATCA AAAGGAGGTGTGGATGATGATTATAAGTACAAGAAACTTCAGATGGATGAAGAAGAAGTTGATGTATCTGTATTTCCTAGATCACGAAGCCCAGGAGGTGCTCACAAATCGAAGTCTGAAGATCAAGTTCTTCTGATTGAAGACTAA
- the LOC135196424 gene encoding organic cation transporter protein-like isoform X2 — protein sequence MGGVMTGALVLGGTADKFGRLKTLMVSLLGTIAFEGFSSYAPTFAIMIGLRFVGGICCALVILASFVLSQELVGTNYRSSCGIMLAVFFAIGIAIFSGMAAIIPDWRTLSFICAVSGILFLPLSCIVPESPRWLAIKGQQAEAKKVLELMAKKNGKLDELPSHWEVTTSSNGEESKVKKSQGIRELVYHPYVLMLTLIQVYSWFVNSAVYYGLTMAASNLGGNVYLSTTLSGLIEIPSCLIAVAIIDRLGRRLTLCGFMLVGGVACLVIQFIPPSFVVYTTTLALCGKLSIASSFAICYVHSAEIFPTEIRNSGMGIVSVAARFGGIVSPFILMLGDVVPNLQFTALGAMTFIAGLLNLKLPETMGQPMPESVADILALRTTSKGGVDDDYKYKKLQMDEEEVDVSVFPRSRSPGGAHKSKSEDQVLLIED from the exons ATGGGAGGTGTTATGACAGGAGCCTTAGTCCTTGGAGGGACTGCCGACAAATTTGGAAGGCTGAAAACTCTCATGGTGTCACTTCTTGGCACGATAGCCTTTGAAGGTTTCAGCTCCTATGCCCCGACCTTTGCTATCATGATTGGCCTTCG ttttgttgGTGGAATATGCTGTGCCTTAGTTATTTTAGCTAGCTTTGTTTTGTCCCAAGAATTAGTTGGTACAAATTATCGCAGCTCTTGTGGCATTATGCTGGCAGTATTTTTTGCCATTGGAATTGCAATATTTTCTGGAATGGCAGCAATAATCCCAGACTGGAGAACATTGAGTTTCATATGCGCAGTTTCTGGCAtacttttccttcctctctcttg CATCGTTCCTGAAAGCCCTCGTTGGTTGGCAATCAAAGGCCAGCAAGCAGAAGCAAAGAAAGTCCTAGAACTAATggcaaagaaaaatggaaaactggATGAACTTCCCAGCCACTGGGAAGTAACTACAAGTAGCAATGGTGAGGAATCAAAAGTCAAAAAGTCCCAAGGAATTAGGGAATTGGTATATCATCCTTACGTCCTGATGCTAACTCTTATCCAGGTTTATTCATG GTTTGTTAACAGTGCAGTTTACTATGGCTTAACTATGGCTGCCAGCAACTTGGGAGGAAATGTCTACTTGTCAACCACATTAAGTGGACTTATTGAAATCCCCTCTTGCCTGATTGCTGTTGCTATTATTGATCG GTTAGGCCGTCGTCTCACACTCTGTGGGTTCATGTTAGTTGGTGGTGTTGCATGTTTAGTCATACAGTTTATTCCTCCGTCCTTTGTTGTCTATACAACAACCTTGGCACTCTGTGGTAAACTGAGTATTGCCTCAAGTTTTGCCATTTGCTATGTTCATAG TGCTGAAATTTTCCCGACGGAAATACGTAACTCCGGTATGGGAATTGTGTCTGTCGCTGCCAGGTTTGGTGGAATTGTGTCGCCGTTTATATTAATGCTTGGTGACGTAGTCCCTAATCTACAGTTTACAGCCCTTGGGGCCATGACCTTCATTGCTGGGTTACTGAACCTTAAGTTGCCAGAAACAATGGGGCAACCCATGCCTGAATCTGTTGCTGATATCCTTGCACTTCGAACCACATCA AAAGGAGGTGTGGATGATGATTATAAGTACAAGAAACTTCAGATGGATGAAGAAGAAGTTGATGTATCTGTATTTCCTAGATCACGAAGCCCAGGAGGTGCTCACAAATCGAAGTCTGAAGATCAAGTTCTTCTGATTGAAGACTAA
- the LOC135196425 gene encoding ubiquitin-conjugating enzyme E2 K-like — translation MANIAIQRIKREFKEVIKSDEAQKCAINVELVGDDYRELKGEIAGPPDTPYEGATFHLEIKVPETYPFNPPKVKFLTKIWHPNISSVTGAICLDILKDQWAAAMTLRTVLLSLQALLAAAEPDDPQDAVVARQFKENHSLFLETAQYWSHVHAGASRGNSEFANKVRCLMDMGVGEHQALVALSSCNWDMERAIEQLFS, via the exons ATGGCAAATATCGCCATACAGAGAATTAAGAGGGAATTCAAGGAGGTGATTAAAAGCGACGAA gctCAGAAGTGTGCTATCAATGTAGAATTAGTTGGAGATGATTACAGGGAGTTGAAAGGCGAAATAGCAGGGCCCCCAGACACACCTTATGAGGGAGCAACATTTCACTTAGAAATAAAAGTACCTGAAACATACCCATTTAATCCACCAAAG GTAAAGTTTCTCACAAAAATTTGGCATCCAAACATTTCTTCAGTAACAGGTGCCATCTGCTTGGATATATTAAAAGACCAGTG GGCTGCAGCAATGACCCTCAGAACTGTCCTATTGTCCTTGCAAGCATTACTGGCAGCAGCCGAACCCGATGACCCCCAGGATGCAGTCGTAGCTAGACAGTTTAAAGAGAACCACTCTCTTTTCTTGGAAACAGCTCAGTACTGGTCTCATGTACATGCAGGAG CTTCAAGAGGAAATAGTGAGTTTGCCAACAAAGTGAGATGTTTGATGGATATGGGTGTTGGGGAACACCAAGCCCTCGTTGCTCTGTCATCTTGTAACTGGGATATGGAACGTGCAATCGAACAACTATTTTCGTAG